One window of the Niallia circulans genome contains the following:
- the ligA gene encoding NAD-dependent DNA ligase LigA, with translation MEQNLAEKRVKELHNLLNQYGYEYYVLDNPSVPDSEYDALLNELIQLEEKFPSLKTNDSPSQRIGGEVLDMFSKVQHQKPMLSLGNAFNEADLRDFDRKVRAVIGDDFSYVCELKIDGLAVSLRYENGLFEQGATRGDGTTGEDITANLKTIRSIPLRLNQAVSLEVRGEAFMPKKSFEALNKAKDENGEEPFANPRNAAAGSLRQLDPRIAASRNLDIFLYAIGDAGQTGIQSHSEGLDLLDTLGFKTNKERKRCATIEDVLHYIEGWQEKRPHLPYEIDGIVIKVDNLVHQEQLGTTVKSPRWAIAYKFPAEEVMTKLLSIELNVGRTGVITPTAVLEPVKVAGTTVKRASLHNEDLIREKDIKLGDMVVIKKAGDIIPEVVNVLVEKRTGEEEEFLMPTHCPECESELVRIEGEVALRCINPKCPAQIREGLIHFVSRNAMNIDGLGERVISQLFSEKLIEDVADLYTLQFDQLIQLERMGEKSVHNLLEAIEASKQNSLERLLFGLGIRHVGAKAAKTIAMEFKTMDQLMVATKEDLTAINEIGEKMADSIVTFFEQEEVIELITELKTYGVNMEYTGPLPIAVEESDSVFSGKTIVLTGKLEQLSRNEAKEQIELLGGKITGSVSKKTDLVIAGEEAGSKLTKAEQLGIEVWDEERLMAELKNKGVFNE, from the coding sequence ATGGAACAAAACCTTGCAGAGAAGCGAGTAAAAGAGCTGCATAATTTATTAAATCAATATGGATATGAATATTATGTTCTGGATAATCCTTCTGTTCCTGATTCGGAATATGACGCATTATTAAATGAATTAATCCAGTTGGAGGAAAAATTCCCAAGCTTAAAAACCAATGATTCTCCATCCCAGAGAATCGGAGGAGAAGTATTGGATATGTTCTCAAAGGTTCAGCATCAAAAGCCGATGTTGAGCTTAGGAAATGCATTTAATGAGGCGGATTTACGTGATTTTGATCGGAAGGTTCGTGCAGTTATCGGTGATGATTTTTCATATGTTTGTGAATTAAAGATAGATGGGCTTGCTGTTTCTCTTCGATATGAGAATGGTTTATTTGAGCAAGGAGCTACACGAGGAGACGGAACCACTGGAGAAGATATTACAGCGAATCTCAAAACAATTCGCTCCATTCCGCTCCGATTAAATCAGGCGGTGAGTTTAGAAGTCCGTGGAGAAGCATTCATGCCAAAAAAGTCGTTTGAGGCACTGAATAAAGCGAAAGATGAAAATGGAGAAGAGCCATTTGCAAATCCACGGAATGCTGCAGCAGGCTCGTTACGTCAATTAGATCCTCGCATTGCGGCTTCTCGAAATTTAGATATTTTTCTCTATGCGATTGGAGACGCTGGGCAGACTGGTATTCAATCTCATAGCGAAGGCCTTGATTTATTAGATACTCTTGGCTTTAAGACGAATAAAGAAAGAAAAAGATGTGCAACCATCGAAGATGTTTTACATTATATTGAAGGCTGGCAGGAAAAACGCCCTCACTTGCCATACGAAATAGATGGTATTGTGATAAAGGTAGATAATTTAGTACATCAAGAACAGCTTGGAACAACCGTGAAAAGTCCAAGATGGGCGATAGCATATAAGTTTCCAGCTGAAGAAGTAATGACGAAGCTTCTAAGCATCGAACTAAATGTTGGAAGAACAGGTGTGATTACACCTACTGCTGTACTTGAGCCAGTAAAGGTTGCGGGTACAACAGTGAAAAGAGCTTCCTTGCATAATGAAGACTTAATAAGAGAAAAAGATATTAAGCTTGGCGATATGGTCGTAATAAAAAAGGCTGGAGACATTATTCCAGAAGTAGTAAATGTTTTAGTAGAAAAAAGAACTGGTGAAGAAGAAGAATTTCTGATGCCAACTCATTGTCCTGAATGCGAGAGTGAACTTGTACGTATCGAAGGGGAAGTGGCCTTACGATGTATTAATCCAAAATGCCCAGCACAAATTAGGGAAGGCTTGATTCATTTTGTTTCTCGAAATGCAATGAATATAGACGGACTAGGTGAGCGAGTAATCAGCCAATTATTTTCCGAAAAACTAATCGAAGATGTTGCTGATTTATACACTTTACAATTCGACCAATTAATTCAATTAGAAAGAATGGGCGAAAAATCTGTTCATAATTTATTAGAAGCAATTGAAGCATCAAAGCAAAACTCCCTTGAAAGGTTATTATTTGGTTTAGGAATTCGACATGTAGGGGCCAAGGCGGCCAAAACAATTGCGATGGAATTTAAAACAATGGACCAGCTTATGGTAGCCACTAAAGAGGATTTAACAGCTATTAACGAAATTGGTGAAAAAATGGCTGATTCGATTGTTACTTTTTTCGAACAAGAAGAAGTAATCGAATTAATTACTGAGCTTAAAACATATGGTGTTAATATGGAATATACCGGTCCATTACCAATAGCAGTAGAAGAGAGTGATTCAGTCTTTTCTGGCAAAACAATTGTATTAACAGGAAAGCTAGAGCAGCTTTCTCGTAATGAAGCAAAAGAACAAATTGAATTATTAGGTGGTAAAATAACAGGAAGTGTTTCAAAGAAAACAGATTTAGTGATTGCAGGGGAAGAGGCAGGAAGTAAACTGACAAAAGCGGAACAGCTAGGCATTGAAGTTTGGGATGAGGAAAGACTTATGGCAGAATTGAAGAATAAAGGTGTGTTTAACGAATGA
- a CDS encoding YueI family protein, translating to MSSNPNLDDYMQKGMYGAKETKPEERRKFLSTLRERVVIALQQSQVMEPSPYKEILDAMKQNPGAKLYLNGHLDYSYLSKYIKEANEAHMEYTIVTNKEADSDIGLLIAYDHAINKEDIYIGEPKTDLVAEESSKTDQKKGLLTTIGKWFSK from the coding sequence ATGTCATCAAACCCTAACTTAGATGATTATATGCAAAAGGGGATGTATGGGGCGAAGGAAACAAAGCCAGAAGAACGAAGAAAATTTCTCAGTACCTTAAGAGAAAGAGTGGTGATTGCATTACAGCAATCACAAGTAATGGAACCATCCCCCTATAAGGAAATATTAGATGCGATGAAACAGAATCCGGGTGCGAAGCTATATTTAAATGGTCATCTAGACTATTCGTACTTATCGAAGTATATCAAGGAAGCTAACGAAGCCCATATGGAATACACGATTGTAACCAATAAGGAGGCAGACAGTGATATTGGTTTATTAATTGCTTATGATCATGCGATTAATAAAGAAGATATATATATCGGAGAGCCAAAAACGGATTTAGTTGCAGAGGAATCTTCAAAAACAGATCAGAAAAAGGGATTGCTTACGACGATTGGAAAATGGTTTAGTAAATAA
- a CDS encoding organic hydroperoxide resistance protein, with product MSDTILTTSVTATGGREGRVESEDYVIQFDTAMPGTQRAKELEDATNPEQLFAAGYAACFDGALQLMAQREKVNFESETTASVSLLKDETDQGFKLSVKLSVKGTGIEKTVLENLVHKAHNFCPYSKATRGNIEVQLEVVTA from the coding sequence ATGAGCGATACAATTCTTACAACGTCTGTTACAGCAACTGGAGGAAGAGAAGGAAGAGTAGAATCTGAAGATTATGTTATTCAATTTGATACAGCTATGCCAGGTACACAAAGAGCGAAGGAATTGGAAGATGCGACAAATCCAGAGCAATTATTTGCAGCAGGATATGCAGCATGTTTTGACGGGGCGCTACAATTAATGGCACAGAGAGAAAAAGTTAATTTTGAATCTGAAACAACAGCTAGTGTCAGCTTATTAAAGGATGAAACAGATCAAGGATTTAAACTAAGTGTTAAGTTATCTGTAAAAGGAACTGGAATTGAAAAGACAGTACTAGAGAATTTAGTACACAAAGCTCATAATTTCTGCCCGTACTCAAAAGCAACAAGAGGTAATATCGAGGTACAATTAGAAGTTGTTACAGCTTAA
- a CDS encoding CamS family sex pheromone protein, with product MKKHVLMVLVLVLVLSACAPNFNKEEKVKTEDVDSNTTETAILPNYKISDDYYKVVVPFKPSEARGLVVNNLNTRYDIAEFETGLMRIAQNAYDPEEYFFQEGQYLDKDLITSWLGRKSEKNPDGLNPAGKDKGKVPVYLAHILEHDYLVKTDDKSLKLGGISIGLAMNSVYTYEEKGAAKELKIDRTKLEKEGKKIAAEVVKRIRGVEGLGQVPIIISLFEQKESSSVVPGNFFAYAKIAGNSNSIGDWESINEKYVLFPSSDTKYKSEVDAFSYFKQDIEKYFPNFNGVVGRAFYVNDKMQNLSIEIPIQFYGEAEALGFTQFVAGKVMEHFPPNNSSSVQVSITSVYGPEALIVRDVDAEEPYIHIYQ from the coding sequence ATGAAGAAACACGTATTGATGGTGTTGGTACTAGTATTGGTTCTATCAGCTTGTGCACCAAACTTTAATAAAGAAGAAAAAGTAAAGACAGAGGATGTAGATAGTAATACGACGGAAACAGCTATTCTGCCGAACTATAAAATCTCTGATGATTATTATAAGGTAGTGGTTCCATTTAAGCCATCTGAAGCAAGAGGATTAGTAGTAAACAATTTAAATACTCGTTATGACATTGCTGAATTTGAAACAGGCTTAATGAGAATTGCACAAAATGCCTATGACCCTGAAGAATATTTTTTTCAAGAAGGTCAGTATTTAGATAAAGATTTAATCACCAGCTGGCTGGGCAGAAAGTCAGAAAAGAATCCTGATGGGCTAAACCCAGCAGGCAAGGACAAGGGTAAAGTACCTGTTTATTTAGCTCATATACTGGAGCATGATTATTTGGTGAAAACGGATGATAAGAGCTTAAAGCTTGGGGGAATTTCCATTGGTTTAGCAATGAATTCTGTATACACCTATGAAGAAAAGGGCGCGGCTAAGGAGCTTAAAATTGATCGAACAAAGCTTGAAAAAGAAGGAAAGAAAATTGCAGCAGAAGTAGTCAAAAGAATAAGAGGAGTCGAAGGTCTTGGACAGGTTCCGATTATTATCTCTCTTTTTGAGCAAAAGGAAAGCTCTTCAGTTGTACCTGGAAACTTCTTCGCTTACGCAAAGATTGCAGGAAACAGTAATAGTATTGGTGATTGGGAAAGTATTAACGAAAAATATGTATTATTCCCAAGCTCTGATACAAAATATAAATCAGAAGTAGATGCATTTTCTTATTTCAAGCAAGATATCGAGAAATATTTTCCTAACTTTAATGGTGTGGTCGGAAGAGCTTTCTACGTGAATGATAAAATGCAGAATTTAAGTATCGAGATTCCGATTCAATTTTATGGAGAAGCAGAAGCGCTCGGCTTCACACAATTTGTCGCAGGAAAGGTGATGGAGCATTTCCCTCCAAATAATTCTTCTTCTGTACAGGTTAGCATTACATCTGTTTATGGACCAGAAGCATTAATTGTTCGTGATGTAGATGCAGAAGAGCCGTATATTCATATTTATCAATAA
- a CDS encoding MarR family winged helix-turn-helix transcriptional regulator, with translation MNELDALKLENQLCFLLYASSRELTKKYKPLLEELDVTYPQYLVLLLLWEHKSLSVKEMGHHLYLDSGTLTPMLKRMEQQQLLERKRSLEDERSVLITLTEKGASLQQKAECIPTEILKLFEKSDKEINDLKQSLQLLLQNLTK, from the coding sequence ATGAATGAATTAGATGCATTAAAATTAGAAAATCAACTTTGTTTTCTTTTATATGCAAGTTCTCGTGAATTGACGAAAAAATATAAACCATTGTTGGAAGAGCTCGATGTAACGTATCCACAGTACTTAGTACTTTTACTACTTTGGGAGCATAAAAGCCTTAGTGTAAAGGAAATGGGACATCATTTATATCTTGATTCGGGTACATTAACACCGATGCTAAAAAGAATGGAACAGCAACAACTACTAGAACGCAAACGTTCCCTTGAAGATGAGCGCTCGGTACTAATTACATTAACGGAAAAAGGTGCTTCTTTACAACAAAAAGCTGAGTGTATTCCAACAGAGATCCTAAAACTTTTCGAAAAATCGGATAAGGAAATCAATGATTTAAAGCAATCCCTTCAATTGCTTTTGCAAAATTTAACGAAATAA